The nucleotide window CATACTATCCCCTATAGATTCTAACTATACTATATAATATTAATATGTTGCTAAGCATATAAAATTTTAAGTTAATATAATTTTTAAACTAATTCTCCTCCAAATGCTTTTTTTAATCTATAATTTGCACTCAAGAAGTATTGAAATTAATAATCAAAAAATAATATATTTCAGATCAAGAATTATCAATCTTGGGTAGGTTAATTGCTTTTATTTAAGTGATAAAACGATGAGGATTGGATTACTACTTTGTAGTGTTATTCTTAAAATCATCCACTTAGGAGATGTGTTTTTAATATACAGTATATATTGAACACACATTATTGACGTGGAACTACGATTTTTCAATCTCAAAGAATTAGCCGTTTTTTAACTATTCTGCAATATTCTTGCACTTAGCGTGCAATAATTTTTATTCATCTTCTTTTTTTAAAAATCTCAATGATTTGCCGATTATTGACATCACTAATCTTACCTTCTTTATATAGAATTGCAGCCTCTTCTCTTATAAATAAAAAAATGGAGAAATTTTGTATGAGTTGTCTGTCTAAATCTATGGTATTTTTACTCCTTTTTTCTATAAATATTGTAAAGTAATTTATTTATACAAATTAATTAATCTTTATATGGTCATGGTAATGGTCCCCATGTTATATATGCTTAAATTATAACAATAACATATTAGAAGTTAGAAGTGAAGTAAAATATTGATAGAGGATATTATGCCTTCCACTTCTGAGTTAATAATCTATGGGAAAGTTCTTCATGTTGGATTTAGAGATAAAATTGAAAATTTAGGCAGGATATTAGATATCAATGGCATAATATATAACCATAAGGATGGGACAGTTAGGATATTGGCAAACTTTGATTCAGAAAGGAAGAAAAAACTATTCAAAGAATTTATTAAGGAACTTGAAGATGTAGATAAGCTTATAAAGATAGAGAGGATTGAAGAGAGGGAATTAAATACATACATTGAGTTCCCAGAAGGGATTAATAGAATATCAGC belongs to Methanocaldococcus sp. and includes:
- a CDS encoding acylphosphatase, with the translated sequence MPSTSELIIYGKVLHVGFRDKIENLGRILDINGIIYNHKDGTVRILANFDSERKKKLFKEFIKELEDVDKLIKIERIEERELNTYIEFPEGINRISADDLIKLNKKLDEGVKYIKFIFDSLEGLNVKIDKQTEILEKMNTKLDKLNAKIDTQTEALNEIKEILKRIEQKIDRE